A window of the Tiliqua scincoides isolate rTilSci1 chromosome 5, rTilSci1.hap2, whole genome shotgun sequence genome harbors these coding sequences:
- the LOC136653104 gene encoding olfactory receptor 5B21-like, protein MAYDRYAAVCHPLHYTILMRQSICRGFLAISWIIGNINSMVHTALVFSLTFCHSNEIDHFFCDIPPILHLSCSDAFLVQLMNFTISVCVIIVPFSLTLLSYILIVFAVLKIHTAHCRIKAFSTCASHLTVVSIFYGTIIYTYIRPSTNHSLEEDRLVSVLYAIITPLLNPLIYSFRNKEVQGALWRALGKSRL, encoded by the coding sequence ATGGCATACGACCGCTATGCAGCCGTCTGCCACCCACTCCACTACACCATACTCATGAGACAGTCTATATGTAGGGGCTTTCTGGCCATTTCATGGATTATTGGCAACATCAATTCTATGGTCCACACAGCACTGGTCTTTTCCTTAACTTTCTGTCactccaatgaaattgaccatttcttctgtgatattCCTCCTATTCTGCACCTCTCTTGTTCTGATGCATTTCTTGTCCAGTTGATGAACTTCActatctctgtgtgtgtcattattgtgcctttctccctgaccCTTCTTTCCTACATCCTCATTGTCTTTGCAGTGCTCAAAATCCACACAGCCCATTGTAGGATCAAGGCATTCTCCACTtgtgcttcccacctcactgtggtgagcatTTTCTATGGCACCATCATCTACACCTATATACGACCCTCTACGAAccattccttggaggaagaccGCCTGGTTTCTGTGTTATATGCCATCATtactcccctgctaaaccccctgatctacagctttaggaacaaggaagtgcagggggcacTTTGGAGAGCCCTTGGGAAGAGTAGGTTATAG
- the LOC136654166 gene encoding olfactory receptor 5A2-like, whose translation MTLNQTSLIREFILLGLSNDPTQQIFLFFIGLLVYLLTLAGNLIIITLIWLDRCLQSPMYFLLGNLSFIEICYTSSTVPKMLWNILTGDKTISFIGCALQMYFFVTLGGTECVLLSAMAYDRYAAICHPLRYTLLMNQPVCKGLLMISWTIGSVNSIINTAFIFSLDFCHSNQIDHFFCDIPPLLHLSCSDTTLSKMMTFTISGCGITMSFFLTLLSYIFIVSSVLKIRTAQGRIKAFSTCASHLTVVSIFYGTIIFMYLTPSSCHSVEQEQLVSVLYTMITPLLNPLIYSFRNKDVQGALCRIFDKRR comes from the coding sequence ATGACATTGAACCAAACAAGTCTCATCAGAGAGTTTATCTTGCTGGGATTATCCAATGACCCAACACAAcagatttttctctttttcatagGCCTTCTAGTCTATCTGCTAACCTTGGCAGGGAATCTAATCATTATCACCTTGATTTGGTTGGACCGTTGCCTCCAGTCACCAATGTACTTCCTCCTTGGCAACCTCTCGTTCATTGAGATCTGTTACACCTCCTCCACTGTTCCAAAGATGCTCTGGAACATCTTGACAGGAGACAAGACCATCTCATTCATAGGCTGTGCTCTCCAGATGTATTTCTTTGTCACCTTAGGAGGCACAGAGTGTGTCCTCCTCTCAGCCATGGCATACGATCGTTATGcagccatctgccacccactgcgcTACACCCTGCTCATGAATCAACCAGTCTGCAAAGGGTTACTAATGATTTCCTGGACTATTGGAAGTGTCAACTCCATCATTAACACTGCTTTCATTTTCTCCCTTGACTTCTGCCACTCCAACCAGATAGATCACTTTTTCTGTGACATTCCACCCCTCCTTCACCTCTCGTGCTCTGACACAACACTGAGCAAAATGATGACCTTCACTATCTCTGGATGTGGCATTACTATGTCCTTCTTCCTTACCCTTCTCTCTTACATCTTCATTGTGTCCTCTGTGCTCAAAATACGCACAGCTCAAGGTAGGATTAAAGCTTTCTCCACCTGTGCATCCCATctcactgtggtgagcatcttctatgGTACCATCATCTTCATGTACTTAACTCCGTCTTCCTGCCACTCTGTTGAACAGGAGCAGCTGGTTTCCGTACTGTATACAATGATTACCCCCTTGCTGAACCCTCTTATTTACAGCTTCAGGAACAAAGATGTCCAGGGTGCCCTTTGCAGAATCTTTGATAAGAGACGGTAG
- the LOC136653105 gene encoding olfactory receptor 5F1-like: MERENQTSLKEFILLELAEDPQAQILLFAAGLLIYLLTLAGNLTIIGLIQTDPHLRTPMYFLLSNLSFTEVCYITTTMPKMLWDLLSGDKTISFAGCALLMYVFLTTAATEGALLSVMAYDHYAAICHPLHYTLLMSQSACMWLLATSWAIGNISAIVNTASVFTLDFCDSNEIVHFFCDIPPILHLSCSDTSFTELVTLITSGSIMITTVSFIVLSYVLIVSSVLKIRTAKGRIKTFSTCSSHLTVVSIFYSTAIFTYMHPSSTHSVEQDRLFALPYTIITPLLNPLIYSFKNKEMQAALLNLLGKKERCPR, encoded by the coding sequence ATGGAAAGAGAAAACCAAACCAGTCTGAAAGAATTCATTCTCCTGGAACTGGCGGAGGACCCTCAGGCCCAGATCCTTCTCTTTGCTGCAGGACTCTTGATCTATTTGCTCACCTTGGCAGGGAATCTGACCATCATTGGTCTGATTCAGACTGACCCGCACCTCcgcacccccatgtacttcttacTGAGCAACCTGTCCTTTACAGAGGTCTGCTACATCACCACCACTATGCCCAAGATGCTGTGGGACCTCTTGTCAGGGGATAAGACCATTTCCTTTGCTGGCTGTGCACTCCTAATGTATGTCTTTCTGACCACAGCAGCTACAGAAGGTGCCTTACTCTCGGTCATGGCATATGACCACTATGCTGCCATTTGCCACCCATTGCACTACACCCTGCTCATGAGCCAGTCTGcctgcatgtggcttctggcaacTTCCTGGGCTATTGGAAATATCAGTGCCATTGTCAACACGGCTTCTGTTTTCACCCTGGATTTCTGTGATTCCAATGAGATCGTGCACTTCTTTTGTGACATCCCACCCATCCTGCATCTCTCCTGTTCTGATACCTCCTTCACTGAGTTGGTGACTTTAATCACCTCTGGGAGCATCATGATCACAACGGTCTCCTTCATTGTCCTCTCTTATGTCCTCATTGTTTCATCTGTGCTCAAAATCCGTACAGCTAAGGGGAGAATCAAGACATTTTCCACTTGCTCTTCCCATCTCACTGTAGTGAGCATCTTCTACAGCACAGCCATCTTCACCTACATGCACCCTTCTTCCACACACTCTGTGGAACAGGATCGCTTATTTGCTCTCCCGTACACCATTATCACTCCTTTGCTGAACCCTTTGATCTACAGCTTcaagaacaaagaaatgcaggCAGCGCTTCTGAACCTTCTTGGGAAGAAAGAACGTTGTCCAAGGTGA
- the LOC136653106 gene encoding olfactory receptor 5F1-like: MELSNSTKPIVTKIVLLCFSHLLQLQKLLFFLFLVMYILTLLGNTLVILLIRIDQRLHTPMYYFLKNLSWLEIIITTSDTPKMLTLPISKDNTISLSACALQGYVYFVAGSTEVLLLAAMSVDRFVAICIPLRYTAIMNSRVCLLMVLSWICYTSTTVPKMLWDLFSEDKSISFIGCALQMYFFVILGGTECVLLSAMAYDRYAAICHPLHYSLLLIQPINGVLLAISWIIGNINSVVNTALIFSLDFCHSNEIDHFFCDIPPILHLSCSDVFLVQLMNFTISVCVIIVPFSLTPTFLSYILIVSAVLKIQMAHGRIKAFSTCASHLTVLSIFYGTIIYTCIRPFSNHSLEEVRLVSVLYAIITPLLNPLIYSIRNKEVQGAFRRALGKNRL, translated from the exons ATGGAGCTTAGCAACTCCACTAAGCCTATTGTCACTAAGATTGTCCTGCTTTGCTTCTCTCATCTCCTCCAGCTTCAGAAactgctcttcttccttttccttgtcaTGTACATACTGACTTTGCTTGGCAACACTTTGGTCATCCTCCTGATCCGGATAGATCAGCGTCTCCATACACCTATGTACTACTTCCTCAAGAACCTCTCCTGGTTGGAGATTATCATCACTACGTCTGACACACCAAAGATGCTCACCCTGCCTATCTCAAAGGATAATACAATTTCATTATCTGCCTGTGCCCTGCAAGGGTATGTCTACTTTGTGGCTGGCTCCACTGAAGTCCTTCTTTTGGCTGCCATGTCAGTGGACCGCTTTGTGGCTATCTGCATCCCACTGAGATACACAGCTATAATGAACAGCCGAGTCTGCCTGCTGATGGTCTTGTCTT GGATCTGTTACACATCTACCACAGTTCCAAAGATGCTGTGGGACCTCTTCTCAGAGGACAAATCCATCTCCTTCATAGGATGTGCTCTCCAGATGTATTTCTTTGTCATTTTGGGAGGCACAGAATGTGTACTTCTCTCGgccatggcttatgaccgctatGCAGCCATCTGTCACCCTCTGCACTATTCCCTGCTCTTGATACAGCCCATCAATGGCGTTTTGCTGGCGATTTCGTGGATTATTGGCAACATCAATTCTGTTGTCAACACAGCCTTAATCTTTTCCCTAGATTTCTGCCAttccaatgaaattgaccatttcttctgtgacattcctCCTATTCTGCACCTTTCTTGCTCTGATGTATTTCTTGTCCAGTTGATGAACTTCActatctctgtgtgtgtcattattgtgcctttctccctgactcCTACATTCCTTTCCTACATTCTCATTGTCTCTGCAGTGCTCAAAATCCAAATGGCCCATGGTAGGATCAAGGCATTCTCTACctgtgcttcccacctcactgtgTTGAGCATCTTCTATGGCACCATCATTTACACCTGTATACGTCCCTTCTCGAACCATTCCTTGGAAGAGGTTCGCCTGGTTTCTGTGTTGTATGCCATCATtactcccctgctaaaccccttgatctacagcattaggaacaaggaagtgcagggggcctTTAGGAGAGCGCTTGGGAAAAACAGGTTATAA